The region AAGTGTAGGTTATATTTGGACATAAGAAAACTGCACCTTTTAAAGTTGGAGGGGTGTCCAACTTTTGGGGTGCAGTTCAAAGATTTCAGACGGCCTGTTCTATTTATACAGATTATTTAGCGTATTGTTTCAACAATTCGGCAAAGTCCTTTGCGGTTTCAGGGTGTTTCAAACCATAAGCCAAAGTGGCTTCCAGATAACCTAATTTGCTGCCGCAGTCGTAGCGTTTGCCTTCGAAAGTGTGTGCCAACACAAATTCGTGATCGAGCAGGCGGGCGATGGCATCGGTAAGTTGGATTTCGTTGCCTGCGCCACGCGGCAGGTTGGTCAGCAAATCAAAAATGCGCGGGGTCAGGATATATCGGCCGACCACGGCTAAGTTAGAAGGTGCTTCTTCTGGCTTTGGTTTTTCCACGATATTGGTGATGCGCTGGAAATTTTTGAGTTTTTCCACTTCGACAATGCCGTATGAACCGGTTTGTGATGGGTCTACAGTTTCCACGCCCAATACACTGTTGCCGCTTTGGTTGTAGATATCGGCCATTTGTTTCAATGCACCTTGCGGGGCATCAATTAAGTCGTCGGCCAAAATCACGGCAAACGGTTCGTCACCCACAGCGGCACGGGCACACAACACGGCATGACCCAAGCCCAATGCTTCGGCTTGGCGGATATAGAGACAAGTGATTTCAGGCGGCAGAATGTCTTTAACGTGCGCTAGCAGT is a window of Neisseria yangbaofengii DNA encoding:
- the galU gene encoding UTP--glucose-1-phosphate uridylyltransferase GalU, with translation MKPIRKAVFPVAGMGTRFLPATKASPKEMLPIVDKPLIQYAVEEAVAAGCTEMVFVTGRNKRSIEDHFDKAYELETELEQRNKEKLLAHVKDILPPEITCLYIRQAEALGLGHAVLCARAAVGDEPFAVILADDLIDAPQGALKQMADIYNQSGNSVLGVETVDPSQTGSYGIVEVEKLKNFQRITNIVEKPKPEEAPSNLAVVGRYILTPRIFDLLTNLPRGAGNEIQLTDAIARLLDHEFVLAHTFEGKRYDCGSKLGYLEATLAYGLKHPETAKDFAELLKQYAK